Sequence from the Vicia villosa cultivar HV-30 ecotype Madison, WI unplaced genomic scaffold, Vvil1.0 ctg.000316F_1_1_1, whole genome shotgun sequence genome:
aaatagaaaaatgttattttaaatttttaatgtgTCTTTAGAGCATTAGAAGAAACACAGCTGAGATAGTGTCAAAAATGTTCTGCATTCTAGATCTAACCTCAAAAAGAAGAGTAATATGTAACAAAAGTTCCAAAAAATAGTTGCTGTTCTATTTGGTTTTAGTTACCATATTGTTTTTCAATTCATAAATTCATCTCTTTTGATTGGTGCTATTTtgcttttttaattttgatatttttttaatctatttgaGTGTTGTCACACGGACGAACCCACCCGTCATACCCATTATCCGAGAGAACCACCAGCCGCTGAAAACCAATATACAAAACAGACAAAAGTGAGCTGAAATATTAAGTTTCAGCCCGAAACCAACAACTTTCAGCCCATAATAACCGCCAGAGCCGACCGTTCACCCCTGCAACTCGTAATATaagtttcatttatttttcaagagTTTCTCCTGGTTTGAACTCGAGAGCAAGTTCTTTAGATTTAGAATACTTATATCAGGGGTCTGAATTTGTTTCTCCAGCACCCTGCTATCTAGGGATCAAAATCCTAGCCATTGTTTAGCACAATTTAAGCATATTTATCACATTAACAGTTTATATAGGAGTTAAACAAACTCAGTAAATGAGAtcaaataaaaacatcaaatagTCAACATTCCATGAAAAACTAATCCGAAACTCGATATCATTATTACATCATCTGTGCAAAGAAAGGATCTACTGATCATTGCAAGCCTCACCAGAGAATAAAAGGTAACAGATGATGCTTAAATAGTTCAAACAAACTAGAGTTACAATCAGTAATTAGATGACCAGTTAGCAGCACTTCCAACTCTTGGCATGCCAGTTGCTTCTTTCTTAGAATCTGCATCCACCTTGAATGTTGAACCACACACCTGACCAGAACTATCAATCCTTGGTATCGGCTTCAACTCGTTAAGTGGATGCTCGAAACTCCTCAATCCTCCCGATGTCGTAAAGAAGCATCCTAAACATAAACAAACACATATTGAAATTTGTTAATAACTCGTGTTCAAACACTTGGTTGCTTAGAGGTTCATCTAGTTGAACACAATGTAGTCAAGATCGAGTGCTGGATCATAAGGTTGTAAGATCTTACGTGCCAAGGATGCTTGAGTGCACTACGATCAAAGAAGATCGTTTTTGTCACCGGTGTGGTGTGGTCAAGATCGAGCTTCTAGAAGCAAGATCGTAAAAAAAAAGTGTTGGGCCTTTTTCCTAGGCCtgaattataatttcatgtttttgTGTATGTGTGTATAAATATACGTACAAAATTACCATTTTTCCCTTCAAAAGGATCTAAGGTGTTATACTAACAATCCGAGTTTTATGATCTTTCACAAGCCGATCAATCCAACTTAAGATCTCGTGCTTGACTACACATTTAATTTTTTAGTTATGAGCGGATTAAATCATGCTATTACCTTTAGGGAACGGAGCATAAGATTTGCCACAGCTCTTGCGAACAATCTCGATTTCATCTGAAAGAACTAGATTTTCATCAGCATCAATTCCCCAGAAGAAAGGAACACTCCCATCAGCATCCTGAAAAGAACCACGATGGCATGTCAGGTAAGAGCAAAAAATCATTGCAAAATATGACATGGAAGACAAATATAACCTAGGATTACTCACAGAAGCAACAAACACAGTTTGCGAACTGCTGTCAAACAGGATGAACGCAAATTTGCCTTGGAAATCTCTGACAACTTGATCAGCGGGATAGGGACCGCGATCCCTTAAGGTCCTATAAGCCTCTATGACAATGGTCACCTCATTTGCTGATTTGTTCAATCCATATTGTTGTTTAAGATTCGCAACATTATCGATGTGACCTTGAAACAAGCAGAAGATGTCATCCACAACTGCAAACAGCCTGAAAGACAGGAAGCAGTAGAAAAAGATGAAAGCCATAGCATAAAGATTAACAAATGATTCTGCAGAAAGCTACAATTGACAAAAGACAAACTATATATAATTGTTAAGATCTAAGAACAaacaacaaaagagaaacaata
This genomic interval carries:
- the LOC131626628 gene encoding stem-specific protein TSJT1-like translates to MLAVFDKSVAKSPEGLQSPESNSVSSLKDGFLSQHFASLHPSSVNLNLASAFLAYSLHKNNPLLPRLFAVVDDIFCLFQGHIDNVANLKQQYGLNKSANEVTIVIEAYRTLRDRGPYPADQVVRDFQGKFAFILFDSSSQTVFVASDADGSVPFFWGIDADENLVLSDEIEIVRKSCGKSYAPFPKGCFFTTSGGLRSFEHPLNELKPIPRIDSSGQVCGSTFKVDADSKKEATGMPRVGSAANWSSNY